The segment ATAACTTTCACCTGGAAAGATCCATCGCTGTCTCTCTCAAGAACCGCCTGCGTGACTTGCTTATGAACTGATGATGATGGAGAGATCACCGTCTCAGCTGATATAACGAGCGGGTACACGTCTTCTTCTAAGGGTTTTGACAGATCGTCAAGAGCGAAGAAGCTCAGGTCGGTTCCTGTCCCTGAAGGCTGTAGAAACCTCTGTCCAGGACCTTTCTGGAAAGAGAACCTTGTCGGTGGATACACCTCTGGAAACTGCGGGACGAACGTGCAGTTTGGTTCCTCCTCTGCAAAGAAGGTGATAGTGaaactgaaaatgaaaatgaaaatgaaatgaGAATACACATCCCCATCAAACATATCATGCAAAAGCTTGAACCTTGGGATCATTATACACATACCCATCAAACATATTATGCAAAAGCTTGAACCTTGGGGTCATTATACACATACCCATCAAGCATATCATGCAAAGGTTGAACCTTTTCTATCAGAAAGGGTTTCCATGTGTAAAGATCTTTCCTTTTAATAGTTCCATGAGCCTAAACTTGCTAATTTCGAGTTTCATGAGCCTAAACTTGCTAATTTAGTCCTAATTGTGGCTCTAACCCCTAATTGTTATGGATCACCTCTAATAAAGCTAGATCagtgaatatattatatacctGCCGTGGAAGATGGCATCGAAGACGAATGAGACTAGATGGTGGGCAGGGACAGACTCGTCTACTTGGAGCCTCAACGTATCTCTATGCACATTGACATCGTTCCTCACCTTCTTGGCGTTCTGATTCTCCACGTAAGGTGGTGGAAGAGGCTGCATTGGCGTTTGCGGGCAGACAAATCCAGGTCTCATCGTTGGACCCCACCAATTGGGCTGTGCGGTGGTGAGATACTGAGGATGTTGAGGGTAGTAATGGTAAGGATGGCCGTAGGAACAAGTGTTGATCTGTGGCGGGGGTGGTGGTTGTATGTGGTAAGTTGAGTAGTTGTAGTCATAATGCGGTTGAAATGGCTGcggcggtggaggaggaggaggatcgaGATAATAGTAAGGCGGTGGaggatggtggtggtggtggaggaggaggtgaCGGCGGTTGTTCTGTCGTCTTCTGTTGGTGCTAAAGGAGATCCCCATCGGTGATAAGAGTTACAAGGAAAGTAAAAGCAGGAGAGAAGgagactgaagaagaagattttgGAAGTCAGACAGACAGGTGTGTAGTTGAAGTGTTGATGCTTTTTGACttctttgtgttttttcttttacttttgtctttttttctttcttttaaaccGAGGGGATGAAACATGTGTTCTGTTcggtttgttttattttatttggtttgtttgattggttttggtttatgaAAGGGTAGATATCATTCATTGTCATAAtttcatttgtatttttgttatttttactaACTTAATCTGTAATATTTTAGTAGCTGGCCTAAGGATGTCTACGGCAGCTCTGGTTAAGCGGGTTTTAGTTGTACCGGAGGAACTCATGGCTTCGAGAGCACAATGACATAGCTGGTGTGAGGGTGAAGTGAGAAGTTCGGTTTCAACTTTTTACTCTGTCTTTTGTGGTTTTATCAAGTTCTTGGTCTGTTTGATCTTATAAGTTTAGCCACTATCTTAGAATTGTTGTTTGTTGTTTCGGTTAGTTTCCCATGTGTGGGCTTAATTTCCGGGGACATTCATGTCGTCCGCCGGCTTCAGTTGATCGGGATTGTGTTAATCTCCTGTTGTGTAATGGTTTTGTGTTctaatgaaaatatgttttgaggaaaaaaaaaaatctgtaatatttttacaatGATCTAAGAGCACGTTCAACGGTAGTTTTTAACAATGtttcttagaaaaaaaatattataatacttAGTTTTTAGGTTTTTGTGTCCGCTAAAGT is part of the Raphanus sativus cultivar WK10039 chromosome 5, ASM80110v3, whole genome shotgun sequence genome and harbors:
- the LOC108861673 gene encoding LOW QUALITY PROTEIN: probable E3 ubiquitin-protein ligase LUL4 (The sequence of the model RefSeq protein was modified relative to this genomic sequence to represent the inferred CDS: inserted 1 base in 1 codon), which encodes MGISFSTNRRRQNNRRHLLLHHHHHPPPPYYYLDPPPPPPPQPFQPHYDYNYSTYHIQPPPPPQINTCSYGHPYHYYPQHPQYLTTAQPNWWGPTMRPGFVCPQTPMQPLPPPYVENQNAKKVRNDVNVHRDTLRLQVDESVPAHHLVSFVFDAIFHGSFTITFFAEEEPNCTFVPQFPEVYPPTRFSFQKGPGQRFLQPSGTGTDLSFFALDDLSKPLEEDVYPLVISAETVISPSSSVHKQVTQAVLERDSDGSFQVKVMKQILWIEGVRYELRELYGSTTQGASXGLEDSGSGKECVICMTEAKDTAVLPCRHLCMCSDCAKELRLQSNKCPICRHPIEELLEINVNSSRDEQHFT